The following are encoded together in the Variovorax sp. PBS-H4 genome:
- a CDS encoding glutathione S-transferase family protein: MAASLTLHWSPKSPYVRKVMVCAHELGLVPQLKLVRSVAAMLRPNPEIMAVNPLSKIPTLVREDGSVLFDSVVICEYLDALAGGKLFPAEGERRWQALRWHAFGDGLLDALILWRNERERQVPLQPLLEAFELKTRASLRMLDAEAAPLATEPFSIGQVTVGCAVGYLDYRFDAFGWRAQAPRLADWFAALCERPSFQATRPVDG, encoded by the coding sequence ATGGCAGCCTCCCTGACCCTGCACTGGTCGCCCAAGTCACCCTATGTGCGCAAGGTGATGGTGTGCGCGCATGAACTGGGCCTCGTGCCGCAGCTGAAGCTGGTGCGCTCGGTGGCCGCCATGCTCCGGCCGAACCCCGAGATCATGGCGGTCAACCCGCTGTCCAAGATCCCGACGCTGGTACGCGAGGACGGCTCCGTGCTGTTCGATTCAGTCGTGATCTGCGAGTACCTCGACGCGCTGGCTGGCGGAAAGCTGTTCCCCGCGGAAGGCGAGCGGCGCTGGCAGGCGCTGCGCTGGCACGCCTTCGGCGACGGCCTGCTCGATGCCCTGATCCTGTGGCGCAACGAACGCGAGCGCCAGGTGCCGCTGCAGCCGTTGCTGGAGGCCTTCGAGCTGAAGACGCGCGCCTCGCTGCGCATGCTCGATGCGGAAGCGGCGCCGCTCGCGACGGAGCCCTTCTCGATCGGCCAGGTCACGGTGGGCTGTGCGGTCGGCTACCTCGACTATCGCTTCGACGCCTTCGGGTGGCGGGCGCAGGCACCGCGCCTGGCGGACTGGTTCGCCGCGCTGTGCGAGCGGCCCTCCTTCCAGGCGACCCGGCCTGTCGATGGGTGA
- a CDS encoding CaiB/BaiF CoA transferase family protein translates to MSTATGPLSHVKVLDLSRILAAPWAGQILADLGAEVIKVERPGAGDDTRTWGPPFLKDAEGHDTREAGYYLAVNRGKRSITVSLEKPEGQKIVKELASRADIVLENHKAGTLARYGLDEASLREINPRLIYCSVTGFGQTGPRRDQPAYDFLIQAMGGLMSVTGEKDGRPGGGPQKVGVPIVDIMTGMYAAVSVLAALARRDRTGVGDTIDIAMLDVQVATLANQAMNYLVSGKVPRRNGNAHPNIQPQDVYACADGDVILVVGNDGQFARLCQVLGQPEWMADSRFATNAQRVRNIGELSALLRDQFAEWEREKLIAALDGASVPCGPINTVADVFKDPQVKARGLLRHAPHPSGVDVPQVASPMRFGGEPLPAGSAPPVLGQHSEAILCELGYGSADIEALRTAEVI, encoded by the coding sequence ATGAGCACTGCCACCGGCCCGCTGTCACACGTCAAGGTTCTCGACCTCAGCCGCATCCTCGCCGCCCCCTGGGCCGGCCAGATCCTGGCCGACCTGGGCGCCGAAGTCATCAAGGTCGAACGGCCCGGCGCCGGTGACGACACCCGCACCTGGGGGCCTCCCTTCCTGAAAGACGCCGAGGGCCATGACACCCGGGAAGCCGGCTACTACCTCGCGGTCAATCGCGGCAAGCGTTCGATCACGGTCAGCCTCGAGAAGCCGGAAGGCCAGAAGATCGTGAAGGAGCTGGCCTCCCGCGCCGACATCGTGCTGGAGAACCACAAGGCCGGCACGCTGGCGCGCTACGGCCTCGACGAGGCCTCGTTGCGCGAGATCAACCCGCGCCTGATCTACTGCTCGGTCACCGGCTTCGGCCAGACCGGCCCTCGCCGCGACCAGCCCGCCTACGACTTCCTGATCCAGGCCATGGGCGGCCTCATGAGCGTGACGGGCGAGAAGGACGGCAGGCCGGGCGGCGGACCGCAGAAGGTGGGCGTGCCCATCGTCGACATCATGACCGGCATGTACGCCGCCGTGTCCGTGCTGGCTGCGCTGGCGCGGCGCGACCGGACCGGCGTCGGCGACACCATCGACATCGCCATGCTCGACGTGCAGGTCGCGACGCTTGCCAACCAGGCCATGAACTACCTGGTCTCGGGCAAGGTGCCGCGCCGCAACGGCAATGCCCACCCCAACATCCAGCCCCAGGACGTGTACGCCTGCGCCGATGGCGATGTGATCCTGGTGGTGGGCAACGACGGCCAGTTCGCCAGGCTGTGCCAGGTGCTCGGCCAGCCCGAGTGGATGGCCGACTCGCGCTTCGCCACCAACGCCCAGCGGGTGCGCAACATCGGCGAGCTGTCGGCGCTGCTGCGCGATCAGTTCGCCGAATGGGAGCGCGAGAAGCTGATCGCCGCGCTCGATGGCGCCAGCGTGCCTTGCGGGCCCATCAACACCGTTGCCGACGTGTTCAAGGATCCGCAGGTCAAGGCGCGCGGGCTGCTGCGCCACGCACCGCATCCGAGCGGCGTGGATGTCCCGCAGGTCGCCAGCCCGATGCGTTTCGGCGGGGAGCCCCTGCCGGCCGGCAGCGCGCCGCCTGTGCTCGGCCAGCACAGCGAGGCGATCCTCTGCGAACTGGGCTACGGCAGCGCCGACATCGAAGCGCTGCGGACGGCGGAGGTGATCTGA
- a CDS encoding mandelate racemase/muconate lactonizing enzyme family protein has product MKITTATLQPCTQALADPQWKFARAQVPRLEGWVLRLSDQDGHVGLGYCHAIPAISTHGAGAEAALAFLTQGLVGRPVDDLAGTMEEIDTTLAYHPTVKAAIDMALHDLLAHRLGVAVHVLLGGKLRDAVALSRILPIKTPDEMAAMAGRLAEEGYRQLKLKLSGDTELDVLRVAAVRAAVGEGVALTLDPNQSYNAKQMIAAFGRMERHGIALIEQPVPAADVAGLALLTRTLPVAIEADESAQSVRDVFRLVSERAVDVINLKLTNLGGIRRFLQAVRICEAGEVGCRMGAAFGPALLQAMSLQAASVIRHLPYACELSEHLHLQDDPFTPLPVHGGQLRLPEGPGCGVRYKN; this is encoded by the coding sequence ATGAAGATCACCACAGCCACGCTGCAGCCCTGCACGCAGGCGCTGGCCGACCCGCAATGGAAGTTCGCGCGCGCCCAGGTGCCGCGGCTGGAAGGCTGGGTGCTGCGCCTGTCCGATCAGGATGGGCATGTGGGCCTGGGCTATTGCCACGCCATCCCGGCCATCTCGACCCACGGCGCCGGCGCCGAGGCCGCCCTCGCCTTCCTGACGCAGGGGCTGGTCGGGCGGCCGGTGGACGACCTCGCCGGCACGATGGAAGAGATCGACACCACCCTGGCCTACCACCCGACCGTAAAGGCCGCGATCGACATGGCGCTGCACGACCTGCTGGCGCATCGCCTGGGCGTGGCGGTGCATGTGCTCCTGGGCGGCAAGCTGCGCGACGCAGTGGCGCTGTCGCGCATCCTGCCGATCAAAACGCCGGACGAGATGGCCGCCATGGCCGGCCGGCTGGCCGAAGAAGGCTACAGGCAACTGAAGCTGAAGCTCTCCGGGGACACCGAGCTCGACGTGCTGCGCGTCGCAGCGGTGCGCGCCGCCGTCGGCGAGGGAGTGGCACTCACGCTGGACCCCAACCAGTCGTACAACGCCAAGCAGATGATCGCCGCCTTCGGCCGCATGGAGCGCCATGGCATCGCGCTGATCGAGCAGCCGGTGCCGGCCGCCGATGTCGCGGGCCTGGCCTTGTTGACGCGCACCTTGCCCGTGGCGATCGAGGCCGACGAAAGTGCCCAAAGCGTGCGCGACGTGTTCCGTCTGGTTTCGGAGCGTGCCGTGGACGTGATCAACCTGAAGCTCACCAACCTCGGCGGCATCCGCCGCTTCCTGCAGGCCGTGCGCATCTGCGAGGCGGGCGAAGTCGGCTGCCGCATGGGCGCGGCCTTCGGGCCCGCGCTGCTGCAGGCCATGAGCCTGCAAGCCGCCAGCGTGATCCGGCACTTGCCCTATGCCTGCGAGCTGTCGGAGCACCTGCACCTTCAGGACGATCCTTTTACGCCGCTGCCTGTGCACGGCGGGCAGCTGCGGCTGCCGGAAGGCCCCGGCTGCGGCGTGCGCTACAAGAACTGA
- a CDS encoding Bug family tripartite tricarboxylate transporter substrate binding protein, with protein sequence MKTSIRRSAGLLLAALAIGAAAQDYPNRPLRLVVPFAPGGGADIVARAVAAPLARRLGQPVVVDNKPGGGGTLAADLVAKAPADGYTLLYTTPGPQMANPYLMAKLPYDPVRDLVPVSEVAIVPNVLVVNKDLPVRTLKEFIAYAKSHPGKVNFASAGQGASSHLAGESFKQAAGVSIVHIPYRGTGAALTDLLSGQVQMAIDSIAVFKPHIDSGALRALGVATARRSPLLPDVAPIADELKGFDAAPINYISVPAKTPQAVIDRLNRDINEVLASRELREQLAASGVVPQGSTPAAMAALIRSEAAKWKKVIEVSGAKLD encoded by the coding sequence ATGAAGACAAGTATTCGCCGGAGCGCTGGCCTCCTCCTGGCCGCATTGGCCATCGGCGCCGCGGCGCAGGACTATCCGAACCGGCCGCTGCGCCTGGTGGTGCCCTTCGCGCCGGGCGGCGGCGCCGACATCGTGGCCCGTGCCGTGGCGGCCCCGCTTGCCAGGCGGCTCGGGCAGCCGGTGGTCGTCGACAACAAGCCGGGCGGCGGCGGCACGCTCGCTGCCGACCTGGTTGCCAAGGCGCCGGCGGACGGCTACACGCTGCTCTACACCACACCCGGCCCGCAGATGGCCAACCCCTACCTGATGGCGAAGCTGCCCTACGACCCGGTGCGTGACCTGGTGCCGGTGTCGGAAGTGGCCATCGTCCCCAATGTGCTGGTGGTGAACAAGGATCTGCCCGTGCGCACGCTCAAGGAGTTCATCGCGTACGCCAAGTCCCATCCCGGCAAGGTCAATTTCGCCAGCGCCGGCCAGGGCGCCAGCAGCCACCTGGCCGGTGAGTCGTTCAAGCAGGCGGCTGGCGTGTCCATCGTCCACATCCCCTACCGCGGCACCGGTGCGGCACTGACCGACTTGCTGTCGGGCCAGGTGCAGATGGCGATCGACAGCATCGCGGTTTTCAAGCCGCACATCGACAGCGGCGCCTTGCGCGCGCTCGGCGTGGCCACTGCCAGGCGCTCGCCACTGCTCCCCGACGTAGCACCCATCGCCGACGAGTTGAAGGGCTTCGATGCGGCGCCGATCAACTACATCTCGGTGCCGGCGAAGACGCCGCAGGCGGTTATCGACCGGTTGAACCGGGACATCAACGAAGTGCTGGCCTCGCGCGAACTCCGGGAGCAACTCGCCGCCAGCGGTGTCGTTCCCCAGGGCAGCACGCCGGCCGCGATGGCCGCGCTGATCCGCAGCGAGGCGGCCAAGTGGAAGAAGGTGATCGAAGTCTCCGGCGCCAAGCTCGATTGA
- a CDS encoding amidohydrolase family protein — protein MNTADAPGSWDCHAHLFGPYERFPLAAERSYTPPEAIEPQYAALLRRLGLSNGVLVHPSAYGDDHSLLLHALAVRPALRGVVVVRPGSPLDLADLRAQGVRGARFSHRSGAGGNFAGSASLADLHALAPRLADAGLHAELWTDCRALVEIAAQLRVVPVPVVIDHMGGFDPKAGVDDSGFRTLLGLLETGKVWVKLCAYRNLLNESDWEVGREFQQKMIAANPERLVWGSDWPHLRVTPAPDPVQLLDMFMEWAGSDAVVRQVLSTNAESLYR, from the coding sequence ATGAACACCGCCGACGCGCCGGGCAGCTGGGACTGCCACGCCCACCTCTTCGGCCCCTATGAACGCTTCCCTCTGGCGGCTGAGCGCAGCTACACGCCGCCGGAGGCGATCGAGCCGCAGTACGCCGCGCTGTTGCGACGCCTCGGCCTCAGCAACGGCGTGCTGGTCCATCCCAGCGCCTATGGCGACGACCACTCGCTGCTGCTGCATGCACTGGCGGTTCGGCCGGCGCTGCGCGGCGTGGTCGTGGTGCGGCCCGGCAGTCCTCTTGACCTGGCGGACCTGCGTGCGCAGGGCGTGCGTGGCGCCCGTTTCAGTCACCGCAGCGGCGCCGGCGGCAACTTCGCGGGCAGTGCGTCGCTGGCCGACCTGCACGCGCTCGCGCCCCGGCTCGCTGATGCGGGGCTGCATGCGGAGCTCTGGACCGACTGCCGCGCACTCGTCGAGATCGCAGCGCAGCTACGGGTGGTGCCGGTCCCCGTCGTCATCGACCACATGGGCGGCTTCGATCCGAAGGCGGGCGTCGACGACTCCGGCTTCCGGACCCTGCTCGGCCTCCTGGAGACGGGAAAAGTGTGGGTGAAGCTGTGCGCCTACCGCAACCTGTTGAACGAGAGCGACTGGGAGGTCGGGCGCGAGTTCCAGCAGAAAATGATCGCCGCCAATCCGGAGCGGCTGGTGTGGGGCAGCGACTGGCCCCACCTGCGCGTGACGCCGGCTCCGGATCCCGTCCAACTGCTCGACATGTTCATGGAATGGGCGGGCAGCGATGCCGTGGTGCGCCAGGTTCTGAGCACCAATGCGGAAAGCCTCTACCGCTGA
- a CDS encoding Bug family tripartite tricarboxylate transporter substrate binding protein, with the protein MHSPTRRRILLAAALSAAPLAAWAAFPERPLRLVVPFPAGGAADLMARGLAQHLGEQLGQQVVIDNRGGAGGTVACEIVARAPADGYTLLFGTMGTQAINPALYSKLRYDPLKDFAPIALTHITPRVLVVGPSVKARNVGELIVLARSKAGQLTYGSAGNGSSSHLSGALFESLAGVDLVHVPYKGSAPLLTDLLAGRVDATFDSYTVYEEHIKSGRVRALAVTSRTRMAALPQVPTLAEAGLPGYEVSNWLGVLAPAGTPKEVVTALHAAVIRAMSDAGMKRQLTALGIEPATSTPDEFSALIRSEIPKWARLVKTSGATVE; encoded by the coding sequence ATGCACAGCCCGACTCGCCGCCGCATCCTGCTGGCCGCCGCCCTTTCGGCGGCGCCGCTGGCCGCGTGGGCCGCCTTCCCCGAGCGCCCGTTGCGGCTGGTCGTGCCGTTTCCGGCCGGCGGCGCCGCGGACTTGATGGCGCGCGGGCTGGCGCAGCACCTGGGCGAGCAACTCGGGCAGCAGGTCGTGATCGACAACCGCGGCGGCGCCGGCGGCACGGTGGCCTGCGAGATCGTGGCACGCGCCCCGGCCGACGGCTACACGCTGCTGTTCGGCACCATGGGCACACAGGCCATCAATCCGGCGCTGTATTCGAAGCTGCGCTACGACCCGCTGAAGGACTTCGCGCCGATCGCGTTGACGCACATCACGCCGCGGGTGCTGGTGGTCGGCCCGTCGGTGAAGGCGCGCAACGTCGGCGAACTGATCGTGCTGGCGCGGTCCAAGGCCGGCCAACTCACTTACGGCTCGGCCGGCAACGGCAGCTCAAGCCACCTTTCGGGCGCGCTGTTCGAAAGCCTTGCCGGCGTCGACCTGGTGCACGTGCCTTACAAGGGCAGCGCGCCGCTGCTCACCGATCTGCTGGCGGGTCGTGTCGATGCGACCTTCGACTCGTACACGGTGTACGAGGAACACATCAAGTCGGGCCGGGTGCGCGCCCTGGCGGTGACTTCACGCACGCGGATGGCGGCGCTGCCGCAGGTGCCCACACTGGCGGAAGCGGGCTTGCCCGGCTACGAAGTCTCCAACTGGCTGGGGGTGCTCGCGCCGGCCGGCACGCCGAAGGAGGTCGTGACCGCCTTGCATGCGGCGGTGATCCGCGCCATGTCGGACGCCGGCATGAAGCGGCAGCTCACCGCTCTCGGGATCGAGCCCGCGACGTCCACCCCGGACGAGTTCTCTGCCCTGATCCGCAGCGAGATCCCCAAGTGGGCCCGGCTCGTCAAGACATCCGGCGCGACGGTGGAATGA
- a CDS encoding acyl-CoA dehydrogenase family protein, translated as MFAEPSPKSAELLQRLRAFFDQHIYPNEERYHREMDAFRRQGSPWQVVPLIEELKPKARAAGLWNMFLPHPYEGHGGISNLDYAPLCEVMGRVSWSGEVFNCSAPDTGNMETLERYATEAQKQQWLKPLLAGEIRSAFLMTEPAVASSDATNIQCSIRRDGDHYVINGRKWFSSGAGSPRCKIFIVMGKTDPDAPRHAQQSMVLVPRDTPGVTVLRHLSVFGYDDAPHGHMEVALENVRVPADNILLGEGRGFEIAQGRLGPGRIHHCMRSIGAAERALELMCDRLQKRIAFGKPLAEQSIWHERIAESRCMIDQARLLTLNAAWKMDTVGNKVARAEIAMIKVVAPNMSCKVVDWAIQAHGGGGVSQDFWLAEAYAHQRTVRLVDGPDEVHRNAIAKLELAKAR; from the coding sequence GTGTTTGCCGAACCGTCCCCAAAGTCCGCCGAGTTGCTGCAGCGCCTGCGCGCATTCTTCGACCAGCACATCTACCCCAACGAGGAGCGCTACCACCGCGAGATGGATGCGTTCCGCCGGCAAGGCAGCCCCTGGCAGGTGGTGCCGCTGATCGAGGAGCTGAAGCCGAAGGCGCGCGCGGCCGGCCTGTGGAACATGTTCCTGCCGCATCCCTACGAAGGCCACGGGGGCATCTCCAATCTCGACTACGCACCGTTGTGCGAGGTGATGGGGCGCGTGTCGTGGTCCGGAGAGGTGTTCAACTGCTCGGCCCCCGATACCGGCAACATGGAGACGCTGGAGCGCTACGCCACCGAAGCGCAGAAGCAGCAGTGGCTGAAGCCGCTGCTGGCCGGCGAGATCCGCTCCGCCTTCCTGATGACGGAGCCCGCCGTGGCCTCGTCGGACGCCACCAACATCCAGTGCTCGATCCGGCGCGACGGCGACCACTACGTGATCAACGGCCGCAAGTGGTTCTCCTCCGGCGCCGGCAGCCCGCGCTGCAAGATCTTCATCGTGATGGGCAAGACCGACCCGGACGCGCCGCGGCACGCGCAGCAGTCCATGGTGCTGGTGCCGCGCGACACCCCCGGCGTCACCGTGCTGCGGCACCTGTCGGTGTTCGGCTATGACGACGCGCCGCACGGCCACATGGAGGTGGCGCTGGAGAACGTGCGCGTGCCCGCGGACAACATCCTGCTGGGCGAGGGCCGCGGTTTCGAGATCGCGCAGGGCCGCCTGGGGCCGGGTCGCATCCACCACTGCATGCGCTCCATCGGCGCCGCCGAGCGCGCGCTGGAACTGATGTGCGACCGCCTGCAGAAGCGCATCGCCTTCGGCAAGCCGCTGGCCGAGCAGTCGATCTGGCACGAACGCATCGCCGAGTCGCGCTGCATGATCGACCAGGCCCGCCTGCTGACGCTCAACGCGGCGTGGAAGATGGACACCGTGGGCAACAAGGTGGCGCGCGCCGAGATCGCGATGATCAAGGTGGTCGCGCCCAACATGTCGTGCAAGGTGGTGGACTGGGCCATCCAGGCCCACGGCGGCGGCGGCGTCAGCCAGGACTTCTGGCTGGCCGAGGCCTACGCCCACCAGCGCACCGTGCGGCTGGTCGATGGACCGGACGAAGTGCACCGCAACGCGATCGCCAAGCTGGAGCTCGCGAAGGCCCGCTGA
- a CDS encoding enoyl-CoA hydratase/isomerase family protein, with amino-acid sequence MNDLTQLDVRIEDFVATLTLNAPPVNALTRTLNDELTLALDRISEMDEVRAVVLTGAGKVFCAGADLKGRASAIKGPGDLPAHSRRTRECFHAIRECAKPVVVAINGAALGSGLAMVASSDVLIASEKASLGLPEVDVGLLGGCRHAMRLFSHSRLRRMALTGMRVDGAELYRLGVVEACVPPEELMPRALEIARTIASKSPVSTRMGKHTLNVIEDMSLRDGYRYEQDMTAQIGKTDDAREAQRAFAEKRAPVFTGR; translated from the coding sequence ATGAACGACCTGACACAACTCGACGTGCGCATCGAAGACTTCGTCGCCACCCTCACCCTGAACGCGCCGCCGGTCAACGCATTGACCCGCACGCTCAACGACGAACTCACCCTCGCGCTCGATCGCATCTCCGAGATGGACGAGGTGCGCGCCGTGGTGCTGACCGGTGCCGGCAAGGTGTTCTGCGCCGGCGCGGACCTCAAGGGCCGGGCCTCTGCGATCAAGGGGCCGGGCGACCTGCCGGCCCATTCGCGCCGCACGCGCGAATGCTTCCATGCGATCCGCGAATGCGCGAAGCCGGTGGTGGTCGCCATCAACGGCGCGGCCCTGGGTTCCGGCCTGGCCATGGTGGCTTCGAGCGATGTGCTGATCGCCTCCGAGAAAGCATCGCTGGGCCTGCCCGAAGTGGACGTCGGCCTGCTGGGCGGCTGCCGCCATGCCATGCGCCTGTTCAGCCACTCGCGCCTGCGCCGCATGGCACTCACCGGCATGCGCGTGGACGGCGCCGAGCTGTACCGGCTGGGCGTGGTGGAGGCTTGCGTGCCGCCCGAGGAGCTGATGCCGAGGGCGCTGGAGATCGCGCGCACCATCGCCTCCAAGAGCCCGGTGTCGACCCGGATGGGCAAGCACACCCTGAACGTGATCGAGGACATGAGCCTGCGCGACGGCTACCGCTACGAGCAGGACATGACGGCGCAGATCGGCAAGACCGACGATGCCAGGGAAGCGCAGCGCGCCTTTGCCGAGAAGCGGGCGCCGGTCTTCACCGGCCGCTGA
- a CDS encoding Bug family tripartite tricarboxylate transporter substrate binding protein: protein MALSRRPFFATIALTCMGGLFIAATTAHAEDWPARPIKLIVPYAAGGPTDAIARLLATKVGATLGKPVVVDNRAGAGGTIGVDATVKAPADGYTFALVAPGPLAGMPNLMKAPYALDDLQYLTLVAKIPSVLVVNSKSGIDSLETLVKKAKAEPDKLSYSSAGPGTTPHIGMEIFKDQAKVNLLHVPYKGAAPAITGLLGGEVQVAMVDLLPVMAHINNGSLKALAVAAASRAPQLPNVPTTAEKGLPKVTMETTYGIVAPKGVPAAIATRVREAFVSAVTAPEMKQQFLQQGALPVTATGAEYQQLMQAEAAKWKEIISKAKITLE from the coding sequence ATGGCACTGAGCCGACGCCCATTTTTCGCCACCATCGCCCTGACGTGTATGGGTGGCCTTTTCATCGCCGCTACCACTGCGCACGCCGAGGACTGGCCGGCCAGGCCCATCAAGCTCATCGTGCCCTACGCCGCGGGCGGTCCGACCGATGCCATCGCGCGCCTGCTGGCGACGAAGGTCGGCGCCACCCTGGGCAAGCCCGTGGTGGTCGACAACCGCGCCGGTGCCGGCGGCACCATCGGCGTCGATGCGACCGTCAAGGCGCCCGCCGACGGCTACACCTTCGCCCTGGTGGCGCCCGGCCCGCTCGCCGGCATGCCCAACCTGATGAAGGCGCCCTATGCGCTCGACGACCTCCAGTACCTGACGCTGGTGGCGAAGATCCCCAGCGTGCTGGTGGTCAACAGCAAGTCGGGCATCGATTCGCTCGAGACGCTGGTGAAGAAGGCCAAGGCCGAGCCCGACAAGCTGAGCTACAGCTCGGCCGGCCCCGGCACCACCCCGCACATCGGCATGGAGATCTTCAAGGACCAGGCCAAAGTCAATCTCCTGCACGTCCCCTACAAGGGCGCCGCGCCGGCCATCACCGGCTTGCTGGGTGGCGAGGTGCAGGTCGCCATGGTGGACCTGCTGCCGGTGATGGCGCACATCAACAACGGCTCTCTGAAGGCGCTGGCGGTGGCGGCCGCCAGCCGCGCGCCGCAGTTGCCCAACGTGCCGACCACGGCCGAGAAGGGCTTGCCCAAGGTCACGATGGAAACCACTTACGGCATCGTCGCGCCCAAGGGCGTGCCGGCCGCCATCGCGACGCGGGTGCGCGAGGCGTTCGTCTCCGCCGTCACCGCGCCCGAGATGAAGCAGCAGTTCCTGCAGCAGGGCGCATTGCCGGTCACCGCCACCGGCGCCGAGTACCAGCAGCTGATGCAGGCCGAAGCGGCCAAGTGGAAGGAGATCATCAGCAAGGCCAAGATCACGCTGGAGTGA